A segment of the Odoribacter splanchnicus DSM 20712 genome:
CAAAGTAGCCACAGCTCCCAAAGCCCGGGTAGTTCCTTCACTTCCGGTCATGTTTTCATTGTATTTCTTACCAAACAAAATATGATCCATATTGCCGTTCGGAAAACCCGTCACCGTTGCTCCATAGACTTCGCTATGAGTTTGCTCTACCGAATAACGCAGATTTCCCGTCAGATAATGCACATCATTGACCACATTGTTATAACTGGCTGTAAAAGCAAACATATAATTGAAATCCTCCGACTGGTTACGTTTAAAATCACCCTTCAGGGTAGGATCCACCACTTCAGCAAAAGCGGTGTGCTGTGCAGGACGGAAAACCTCGTCCTTACCTGTCGATTTCTGTATAGAAATATCGGCCTGCAAACGCCAGGCATCCGTCGGAGTATACTCTAATTTAAAAAGGTTACGGATACTAAAAGAGGTGGTCCGGTCTTTACTATGAAAGGTCGTATTATACATCGGATTAGCTACCTGATAAGGTTGTGAATTACCCAGATAGATCATATCCCAGGTCTGCATAATTTTATTGATTTCTCCATTTTCTCCGTAAGGCCGTAAATAAGGATTCAAACGGGTATATTCACTGAAAGATCCGTAAGGACTGTCATCTCCTGTTGAATTATCCACGGTCAGGCTGTTCTTCATCAGTAATTTACGGTAACGGTAAGAAAGATCCAACGCTGCCGTCTGGGTACTACGCCGTGACTCTTTCATTACTCCCGGCGTTTGATTGAGTCCCAGATACAATTTATACCGCAGGGCCTCACTTCCTCCTTCCAGCGTCAGGGCATGCCGGTGTTGTACAGCTGTCCGCAAAGGTTGGGACAACCAATACGTATCGACTCCTCTTTTCACCTCACGCAAACGGTTCTGATAGTCCCGTTGGGAATCCAGGTCATTGGGAGAATATAAACCAGCCAAAGCTTCAACCTGGATTTTTTCCTCTGCATCCATCAAATTATAAGCCGAAAGGTCCGGCATTTGCAAACGCAGGTTACCGCCGTAACTCACATTGATTTCTCCTGGTTTCGGAGTGTAAGTTTCTATTACAATCACACCGTTAGATGCTTTCGAACCGTAAATCGCCGTTGCAGAAGCATCTTTCAGCATTGTGATCGACTGTACACGATCCGGGTCCAAATCGACCATCGTCTGCACGTCAATCTCAAAACCATCCAGTATCAATAAGGGCTGATTCGGATAAGTATCGTATTCTCCCTGCAAAGACACCAAGCTATTGTCTCCGGCCCCTCCGGCAGGCAGCGTGGAAGAACCACGCATACGCATGTCCGGTAAACGGTTCGGATCCGAACCCGCACTGATATTTTCCATGATCCGGAAACTGGGTTCAATGGTAGACAAAGCCTTAGCAATACTTGTAGTACTGATCTTTTTTAATTCATCCCCTTTTACCGTCACCGCAGAACCGGTAAATCCTTCCTTTTTACGGGAAAACATACCGGTAACCACAACTTCATCCAATTCAGTCTCTGCTTCTTCCAGAACAACCCGCAAAGGTTGTACTTTTCCATTCTCTATTTTAACAGGAATCTCTTTGGAATTCATTCCCACAAAAGAAAATTCCAGAGAGATACCCGGAGTTTCTGTTATTTCAAGACTGAATTTACCGTCAATATCCGTTGCCACCCCTATCGTGGTACCTTTCACCACAACCGTAACTCCTGGCAGCACACCTCCTTTAGAATCGACTACGACACCTTCCAGCTTAATTAATTTCTGGGGAGCAGCCATATCGGCCCCGGCTTGTTTCTTATAAATAACAATAATCTGATTTTCAATCTCATAACTAAAATCAGAACCACGCAGACATTGTTCCATCACTTCATTTATATTTCCCGATACAACGTCTACGGAAACGTTTCCAATAGTATTTATAACTTGCTCATTATAAGCCAATCGGTAACCCAACTGTCTCTTTATTTCTTTAAAAGCTTCTTTTAATGAAACATTTTCCAGACGTAATGTCACACTCTGTCCGGCAGCTTCAACCACTAAAGGTTCGGTTAATATAAACAAAGTAAATAAGGATAACCGGATCCATATTCCTGCCCAACGGCAGACCTTTCCCCACCCTATTCGATTCTCTCTATTATTTTTCATATTCTCATTAAATTACCTATTCCTCTCTTTCAACGGATAATGACCGTCCGGCCTTTCAATTCAACATCCAGTGTACGGGTCTTCTCCAGTATATTCATTACCTGTTTTAACGAACTACTCCGTTCAATTTCAAAAGAATAATATTCATTCTGTTTATCACTATCTACAAAAAATACTTCAATATCATACCAACGAGCCAATTCTCTCATGATATATTCCAGAGAACGGTTATCAAACAAAAAATACCCGTCGATCCAGCTTGTTGCCGAAGCTCCGGCTTTTCCAACCACCCAGCGTTCTTCCATCAACTGTGCTTGTTCTCCCGGTTTCAGTAAAACCTCATGCTTTCCCCGGCTTAACCGGATACTTCCTGACAACAACACAGCCGAATAAGGTTCATCTTCGTAATGACGGATATCGAAACGGGTTCCTAAAACCTTCACGACATTTCCTGCCGTTTCCACCCGGAAAGGCCTCAAGGAATCACGTGCCACGTCAAAAAATACCTCTCCGTCACAAGCTACCCGACGCTCTCCTGTCGGAAAAACTACAGGAAAACGTACTACAGATTCCGCATTCATCCATACTTTCGTCCCATCCGGTAAGATCATCTTATAATCCGTTCCTCTGGGTGTCCGGATCTCATTATATTGAGAAGAGTCTGCCCGCTTCACGTTTGCAGTCGGTTCATAACGGGCATACCCATCCTCAGCTAACAAGAAGCCTCCATCCAAATTGTAAGCAGAATCTCTGTTCAATGCAATCTCTTTACCGGAGGCCAGCCGAATGACCGGCAGAGAGGAGTCTGTTAGTCTCTCTGCCAGGTCCTGATCTGTTTGCTTCACTTCATTTCGCCAATAAAACCAAACGCCTTCCCCCATACACAACAGCAGAACAATCCCTGCTGCCCAACACCACCATCTCCGCCGTCTGTATCTCACAATCCGACGCCTAATATTCAATTTCAAACGTTCACGGGCCTTTTCCTTATCGGACAACTCCAATCCAGCCATCTTACACCTGACATACTCCCGTCTACTGATTTTTTTATAAAAATCTTGATGCTCCGGTGTTTTCAGCCAGTTTTCCAATGCCCGACTTTCCTGTTCGTTTAAATCTTCCAACAGAGAATGAATAATCAAACGCCTAATCACCTCTTCACTGTCCGTTCTCATAGCTAATCAAAAAGAGTTATTCAGCATCTTCTTTATCCCGGGAAAGGAAATCGTCCAGCGATGCACTCGGAAAATCCATACCTTCCCCCCGGAAATTTTTCATTCGTAAATAAATTAAATAACGGCTCAAAATATTGAATCCTTCATCCATCCCTTTCATCAGACTGTTTTCAGAAGAACGCCATACCCCACCACTACACGAGAAACCACCGACATAGACATCGGAAATTTTACCTCTGTCTTTCAATTCTTGCCAAGGTTTCGGAAATTCGGTGGACGACATCGATACGTTCAGATACATTCCCGCATCCTGCCATGACTTCAGGTAACTAGCCGTACTCGCATCAAGTGGACCACCGAAAGAGTACTCATCGGCTAGTTTTCCAAAAGCATGTCCTCCGGCTTCATGGCGCAGAATCTGGACAAAATTATTCGGGAAAGGCTCCTCAGATACCGGGCAAATAGCGACTCCTTCTCCAGATTTGGTCAGGTTGGCTACCCCTCCGTAACGTTTACCGTTAGCCATCACAATCACAACATCCTGAGTCGGAATATAGTCCAAACCTGCACCCTCAATACTAGTCTTGACAAACTCCTGAATAGCTGTATAATCACAGTTCATACCGGTTCCGAACTCATCATAAGAACATTTGAATCGGGTATTTACTTCCTTAGGTCCTCCATAAGTCGCATTATAGTCCGTACATCCAGATTCGGCAGACTCAGCATGCAGCAAGATAAATCCGAAGCGTTCCGAATAAGTTTTGAAAGGCTCCAGTGACTCCATACCCTCCATCGCTTCCTGGCAATATAAATCATAAACCCCCGATTCAATTTCTTCTTTCGTGAAACCATCTCCAATCAAAATAAAATTGAAAGTAATACGCGGGAAATCAGGTACTGATGCAAAAGGATCATCATAAGTCGGTTTCTTCCAGATCACAGTATGTCCGTCGTAAGTTTTGTACATCTGACTCAAAGATAACGGGAAGCTCAATCCCAGTACTTTATTTTTCAGATGCAATTTCGTGCGGTTGAAAAACTCACCTGTATTGGGCTCTAACTTGAAAACCATCTTGAATTGACCGTCTTCGTTTTTTGTTTCCTTAAGTGTTACCCAGCTCACCTCCTCTTCGTCAAACTCTACATCAAAAGGTATATTACATTCAAACGAATGTGTCAATTCTGTCATATCATATTTGGCAAACAGCTTATCGTTGTCCAATTTCCATTTGGGTTCCGGATATTGGGTCACTTTCAATGTATCGTTCAGATTACTCTGAGTGTCCTTCAGATAAACCATAGCCTCCCGGATAACATTGGAATTGTTCACAGTCAAAGTTAAAGCCAGATTCCGGTCAGTCACCGCCTTGGTGACAGGAGCTGTTATCCAATCCACGCCTTCGCTGAAAGTTACATTCAAGGTGCCGTTTGACCGGTAAGGAACTTTCAAGGAAGTATGGTTATACAAAGCGATGAACTCTTTTTCGTTGATTTCCAATACTCCTTTTTCCAGCTGATATACCGGCAAATTCCAGTTTTCTGTTCCTGCCTGAACCACCAGGCGTACTTTTCGTTCTACTTCAGTCGTATTTTCAATTACCGCAACCTTTACCTCATATTCTCCGGCTTGTCCACTTACCGGCTCCACCGATAACCATTCGGGAATATTTACAATTTTCCAAGCCTCACTAGAAGTTACCTGAATAACCTGCTCTGTTGCCAGAGAACCGAAACGCAGGGAACTCTCCGAGACTTCCAGCCGGGGCGTATCTACAGGATCGTCGTCGTCTGAGCAACCTCCTAAAAAGAAGGCTGCTCCCAAAAGAAACAATAAATTAATTAAATATTTCATATCACATATTTTTACTTGTTAAAATGCAAGGAACGGACGAACTTCTCCATAACTTCCGGCCAGATCTCCATAGACATGCATCGTTTCCCACCAACCATTTCGCAAATAAAATTTAAATACCATCGGATGTACCTGATAATCGGTTTCTGTCGAGGTATAAATCCGGTTGAAATAATCTGCCTCCCATGCATTGGTCTGATCAATGATAAAACTGACATCATATCCATAGAAATAGAACTCATTGCCTCCATTATCAACGATCAACTGGTTAATAGCTTTACGTTTTTCTTTCATGGCTTCAGAAGGCTCCTGCCCAGCTTCACCATCAGGAGATAAAACCTCCCCGTCAATCCAGCCTACCATTGCCTGTACTTCTTTAATAGCCGGCAGATACCATCCGGGATTTCCATTCTCGTCATTCAAATCACTGACATAAGCAGCTACAGGATAATGAGTTTTCCAATCGGGGATCTGTTTGTAAGCTTTCATATTCTCCTGTCCGTCTGTCTCACTACGGGCAATTACTCCCACATTATTAGGATCCTCCGGATGGATTTCATCATAAGGTAATCCTGTACGATACAACAGATTCAGATCCCTGTGAGCTTTCAAAGCTACCACTTTACCATGGGCACCTCCGTCGCTGATTTCATATACCAGACCTAAGGGTTCACCATTGACTACATACAAATCACCTACTTTATAATATTTACTTTGTATAATAGTCAATTTCACTTTCACATCCGTCTGAGGAATCTCAACGATTAATTCGACAGAACGGGAACCGGCTTCTGCAGGTGTAGCACTGATCTTTATCTGATTATTAATATCATCCTGTATCACAGTACACCATTTATCTTCGCTTTCAGGCAGGGTCATTCCCCATAGTTTTGCATTCGTAGAGACTTTTACAATCACTTCATCTCCAGCCTCATTCAAGGTAACCCGGTCTGTCGAAAGTACCAGTGACGGTTTGGTTCCGAGCTGAGTTACAACCACCTCACATGAAGCCGTATTAGAAGCCGCACCGGTACTCAGGGTGATGGTAGCCGTACGATCTGTTTCCAGCTCGGAAACAGTCGCATTCACCTTCAGCACATCTCCCTCTGTACTGATAGAACACCACTCCTGCGCCTCTTCATTAACTTCTGCTTTCCAGTTTTCCCAGGAAGAGTTTACCTTCACCGTTATCTCACCGCCTTCTGTTTTAAAATTAACTTTTTCCTGGTCGGTAGAAATTTTCGCCAAAACACTTCCTTCCTGGATAACTGTCAATCTTCCGTTCACAAAAGGAGTAGCACCATAAGGTGTGCTAAGTAAAATTCCAATAGAACGTTCATTCAAAGTCGGATTAGCCTCCACTGATAACAGGTATTTATCCGTTTCCCCTTCTTTCAGTTCCATTTTTACCCATCCCGAAGCCTCTACATTATATTTCTCGACTGTCGACAAAACTTCAATATCAACACTACCTCCGGCAGCATCTATACGGACAGTATCCGGATTCGCCACGATCATCGGCTCATTTCCCATTTGTTCGATAGCCAAAGTATCGGTGAAACGGTTACCTCCGACACCACCGGATACTTCCAACGTTGCACGACGGGCTGTCAACAATTCATTAAATTCGGAAGTCAGTAATAATTTTGAATTTTCTGCATCGAGTTGTACGGTAATCCAATCGACCAAGGTATCGCCACGCCACTTGTACTCGATTTCCGGACTGAAAGTCATATACATCACTTCCCTGGTTTCTTCTTTCGGAGAAAAAACGACTTTTTCCGGAGAAAACATAATAGACATTTTATCTCCGGCCTTTTGGACCACATCCAGGTACAAAGTTTTCATATTTTCCCCTTCCCCTGAAAAAATTTTCACCCGGGAAGAGCGCACTAATGTATCCAGATTCTGTAAAGGACTGATCACCAATTCTTTTTCAGAAACTTTCAATTTACACCATACACTGTCTTCCAATGGAGACATTTCCGCACCCCAGGGATAATTGGATTTCATTGCCAGTTTTTGTTCTCCACCCATTGCCGGAAACTCAAAAGTTGTTTGATTTCCGCCAATTGTCAACTCAACAGGCATATCGAGCCCATCATCATCTTTACAGGCAACGATACCCCATACGATGAACACGAATAAAACACTAAAAAATAAATATTTTGTCTTCATAAATTTATATTTAATGGTTAACCATTTTTAAATAGCAACGGATAACATGACAGTAACTCCTGTATGTTCCGGAAAATAGCGGCATACTCCCCCGGCACATTGTATTCCCTCCCGATTCCGGCCATAATCGACAGATGCCCGCAAGCTACGCCAGCTGTAACTCCCTCCGACACGATAATAATGAAGGCTGTCACCATAACTTTCATAATTACACATATCGCTTACATATACCATCCATGCCGGAGCCAATCCCAGCTCTAACAATCCCATGGCCCAACGCTGATTATCTTTTGAGTCGCTCCACACATGCTGCAACTCCATCCGTAAAGAAGTTTTCGGGGTAACTTTGTAAAGCAGATCAGCAACCAATACCTCTGAGTCCATCCTCATATTCCCAAAACCATATTTACTGAATTCCAGTTTCCTCTGGTGGAAAAACAACAATGTACTTTTGAAACTCTTCGACCATTTTCTCTCCAATTCCAAGCCGATCTCTCCATAAAGTAATTTTCCTTTCTGCCTGAAAAGATACGTACTCTCATCGTCCTTTTTCACAGTAAGACTCCGATACATAGATCCGTTCACTGCAAAAGACAGGGGATTTCCTGTTTTCCCCCCCATAGGCAGCTCCCCAAACAAACTGAATTGTCCTCCTGTCTCTCCTGCCATTTTTATCTCATGCGGAAATAAAGTCAACAATGCATATTTATGTTGCATGGTCAATGCCGGCACATAATTCAAACTGACACTTTCATCGTTTAAGCAATCGTCGACCCGCAAATCTCCGTTTTCAAAAGCACGAAATGTTGCGGAAAAACCTATTCCCGGAGCATCGATCCCTGCATACAACAGTACATTACGACCTTTTCCATAGCGGATGTTATATGCGTCGTCCCAATACACAGAGCGACTTTTTGCAACATATTCCCCTCCCAGGGAAAATATCCCTTTGGACAAATCCAGCCTGCCGGCATAATTCCGTACTACCCGGTCGGCCTTCACATTATGTTCATCACTTCTGTCATCACGCAATACCCAGGAACCACCCACCGAAAGCAGCATTCCGTTTTCCGGGAACAACAAACTTCCCAAATCTATTTCTCCATCTGTACCATAGATCCGTACCGGAGCATATTCCTGAAATTTCTGCGGTACTCCGGCCACGACTTTCAAAGTCACCCCATCCCACGGACGCCACCTGATATTCCCCCCCATCAAGGCATTATTAATCCCCAAGGCCCTTTCCTCATAAGTACGAAAAATCAAACCACTTCCAAACTGTTCATATACCGTCCCTGCACGTAATTCCAAAGACTCACCGGCCCATTCAGCAAATCCTCTCATCAACTTACATCCCTCCCATTCCGGAGAAAAACCGATCATTGGTGGTTCATAGATATCATATTCCAAACCAAAACGGAAAGCTTTAAATGAATATCCTAAAGTCAGATAAGTATTGGTAGCCACTTTATCTTCCACCTTCTTCACCCCCAACTTATCATCCTTCATGTAGAATCCCCAGTTCGTCTCCAGACTTCCGCTAAAATGTCCCTTGGAGCGCTGTATTTCCTGGGCTTGTACAAACCCGGAAAATACAGCAAATACAACCAATAAAACAGGAATTTTACACTTATACATTCCTACCTATATTCAAAGATTTAATAACCGACATTCGTCCCAACAACTACCTGCTGAACATTCTCAACCAACCCCTGTTCGTTCGTTACAAAAACCACAAGCGTACTCTTTACCGGATCTGCTTTTCCCATATTGAGCTGGAATTTAATTTCTTTCGGAGCACCCGGTTCAAAAGCCACCGCTTCCTCTCCTTCAAATGAAGGCATATAATCACGCATAGTATGGAACCACTCTATCATCCCCAAAGAAACATGATTCAAATACATACCATCTTCAACCAAAGCAGCGATCACTTTACCGTTGAAAGATTTTTTACTACCGATCACGGCAGTCAATTCAACTTGTTTTTTATCTTCCGACAAAGAATTTTTAATGGCGATAGCAACCTCAGC
Coding sequences within it:
- a CDS encoding BACON domain-containing protein, producing the protein MKTKYLFFSVLFVFIVWGIVACKDDDGLDMPVELTIGGNQTTFEFPAMGGEQKLAMKSNYPWGAEMSPLEDSVWCKLKVSEKELVISPLQNLDTLVRSSRVKIFSGEGENMKTLYLDVVQKAGDKMSIMFSPEKVVFSPKEETREVMYMTFSPEIEYKWRGDTLVDWITVQLDAENSKLLLTSEFNELLTARRATLEVSGGVGGNRFTDTLAIEQMGNEPMIVANPDTVRIDAAGGSVDIEVLSTVEKYNVEASGWVKMELKEGETDKYLLSVEANPTLNERSIGILLSTPYGATPFVNGRLTVIQEGSVLAKISTDQEKVNFKTEGGEITVKVNSSWENWKAEVNEEAQEWCSISTEGDVLKVNATVSELETDRTATITLSTGAASNTASCEVVVTQLGTKPSLVLSTDRVTLNEAGDEVIVKVSTNAKLWGMTLPESEDKWCTVIQDDINNQIKISATPAEAGSRSVELIVEIPQTDVKVKLTIIQSKYYKVGDLYVVNGEPLGLVYEISDGGAHGKVVALKAHRDLNLLYRTGLPYDEIHPEDPNNVGVIARSETDGQENMKAYKQIPDWKTHYPVAAYVSDLNDENGNPGWYLPAIKEVQAMVGWIDGEVLSPDGEAGQEPSEAMKEKRKAINQLIVDNGGNEFYFYGYDVSFIIDQTNAWEADYFNRIYTSTETDYQVHPMVFKFYLRNGWWETMHVYGDLAGSYGEVRPFLAF
- a CDS encoding SusC/RagA family TonB-linked outer membrane protein, yielding MKNNRENRIGWGKVCRWAGIWIRLSLFTLFILTEPLVVEAAGQSVTLRLENVSLKEAFKEIKRQLGYRLAYNEQVINTIGNVSVDVVSGNINEVMEQCLRGSDFSYEIENQIIVIYKKQAGADMAAPQKLIKLEGVVVDSKGGVLPGVTVVVKGTTIGVATDIDGKFSLEITETPGISLEFSFVGMNSKEIPVKIENGKVQPLRVVLEEAETELDEVVVTGMFSRKKEGFTGSAVTVKGDELKKISTTSIAKALSTIEPSFRIMENISAGSDPNRLPDMRMRGSSTLPAGGAGDNSLVSLQGEYDTYPNQPLLILDGFEIDVQTMVDLDPDRVQSITMLKDASATAIYGSKASNGVIVIETYTPKPGEINVSYGGNLRLQMPDLSAYNLMDAEEKIQVEALAGLYSPNDLDSQRDYQNRLREVKRGVDTYWLSQPLRTAVQHRHALTLEGGSEALRYKLYLGLNQTPGVMKESRRSTQTAALDLSYRYRKLLMKNSLTVDNSTGDDSPYGSFSEYTRLNPYLRPYGENGEINKIMQTWDMIYLGNSQPYQVANPMYNTTFHSKDRTTSFSIRNLFKLEYTPTDAWRLQADISIQKSTGKDEVFRPAQHTAFAEVVDPTLKGDFKRNQSEDFNYMFAFTASYNNVVNDVHYLTGNLRYSVEQTHSEVYGATVTGFPNGNMDHILFGKKYNENMTGSEGTTRALGAVATLGYSYDYRYSADFNIRIDGSSQFGKDNRFAPFWSAGLRWNMKKESWLRNVKWVDDVVLRASYGVTGTQGFSPYQSRSVYTYTNLMKPYFSSNATGTELVALGNSNLKWQQTGTWNVGLELSLLKGRFTTRAEYYIKNTKNSLAQITLAPSVGFASYPENMGNLETKGVELNFSFIPYRNLDKDAYWMITVNGSHNEEKLKKISDALRHMNELNTSNEKDKPLPMYEEGESQTRIWVVRSLGIDPMTGDELLLTRNGKVTSEYNAIDKIPYGDTEPKWQGNINTAFNYKGFGANLSFNYKFGGQVYNQTLVDKIENADLRYNVDKRVLQERWQKPGDVAKYKRLTNSVNGSETRPTSRFVMDENTLTFGSLSLTYRMDQQNTRFLKKSFISSLKWGFTMEDIFYLSSVKQERGLDYPFARQFAISLNVVFK
- a CDS encoding BACON domain-containing protein, translating into MKYLINLLFLLGAAFFLGGCSDDDDPVDTPRLEVSESSLRFGSLATEQVIQVTSSEAWKIVNIPEWLSVEPVSGQAGEYEVKVAVIENTTEVERKVRLVVQAGTENWNLPVYQLEKGVLEINEKEFIALYNHTSLKVPYRSNGTLNVTFSEGVDWITAPVTKAVTDRNLALTLTVNNSNVIREAMVYLKDTQSNLNDTLKVTQYPEPKWKLDNDKLFAKYDMTELTHSFECNIPFDVEFDEEEVSWVTLKETKNEDGQFKMVFKLEPNTGEFFNRTKLHLKNKVLGLSFPLSLSQMYKTYDGHTVIWKKPTYDDPFASVPDFPRITFNFILIGDGFTKEEIESGVYDLYCQEAMEGMESLEPFKTYSERFGFILLHAESAESGCTDYNATYGGPKEVNTRFKCSYDEFGTGMNCDYTAIQEFVKTSIEGAGLDYIPTQDVVIVMANGKRYGGVANLTKSGEGVAICPVSEEPFPNNFVQILRHEAGGHAFGKLADEYSFGGPLDASTASYLKSWQDAGMYLNVSMSSTEFPKPWQELKDRGKISDVYVGGFSCSGGVWRSSENSLMKGMDEGFNILSRYLIYLRMKNFRGEGMDFPSASLDDFLSRDKEDAE
- a CDS encoding FecR family protein; amino-acid sequence: MRTDSEEVIRRLIIHSLLEDLNEQESRALENWLKTPEHQDFYKKISRREYVRCKMAGLELSDKEKARERLKLNIRRRIVRYRRRRWWCWAAGIVLLLCMGEGVWFYWRNEVKQTDQDLAERLTDSSLPVIRLASGKEIALNRDSAYNLDGGFLLAEDGYARYEPTANVKRADSSQYNEIRTPRGTDYKMILPDGTKVWMNAESVVRFPVVFPTGERRVACDGEVFFDVARDSLRPFRVETAGNVVKVLGTRFDIRHYEDEPYSAVLLSGSIRLSRGKHEVLLKPGEQAQLMEERWVVGKAGASATSWIDGYFLFDNRSLEYIMRELARWYDIEVFFVDSDKQNEYYSFEIERSSSLKQVMNILEKTRTLDVELKGRTVIIR
- a CDS encoding DUF6029 family protein; this translates as MYKCKIPVLLVVFAVFSGFVQAQEIQRSKGHFSGSLETNWGFYMKDDKLGVKKVEDKVATNTYLTLGYSFKAFRFGLEYDIYEPPMIGFSPEWEGCKLMRGFAEWAGESLELRAGTVYEQFGSGLIFRTYEERALGINNALMGGNIRWRPWDGVTLKVVAGVPQKFQEYAPVRIYGTDGEIDLGSLLFPENGMLLSVGGSWVLRDDRSDEHNVKADRVVRNYAGRLDLSKGIFSLGGEYVAKSRSVYWDDAYNIRYGKGRNVLLYAGIDAPGIGFSATFRAFENGDLRVDDCLNDESVSLNYVPALTMQHKYALLTLFPHEIKMAGETGGQFSLFGELPMGGKTGNPLSFAVNGSMYRSLTVKKDDESTYLFRQKGKLLYGEIGLELERKWSKSFKSTLLFFHQRKLEFSKYGFGNMRMDSEVLVADLLYKVTPKTSLRMELQHVWSDSKDNQRWAMGLLELGLAPAWMVYVSDMCNYESYGDSLHYYRVGGSYSWRSLRASVDYGRNREGIQCAGGVCRYFPEHTGVTVMLSVAI